The DNA window TTGATCTTCTAATACCGAGAGAGGATGGAGAatccttttgttttttctttagagTATTTTATGTGCTTGCATGTAGGTCTCTGCACCGCACACATACCgggtgtctgtggaggtcagaagggttTGTTGGATCTCCTGAAACAGAACCTAATGGACAGCTATGAGCTGCCACGCGGGCGCCGAGGAACAGACTGGGTCATCTCTAAGAACAAGTGTTctcaactactgagccacctctctagctccagaAAGAAGAGTCCTTACGTAAGAATAAAGGTCTTGTTATCCCTACTCCTGTCTCACAAGATACACCTACCCCATGGGAAATCACTCACTGATCATCCCTTGCTTGGACTGGTGCTGCAGCGTTCTGTGGCCTCTCCTGGGGCTCCTGGTGTACCCTGCTTCTAAGGAAGTGTGTTCTCTATAGTCACAGTAACCAGCGTCACAGCAGATGCTAAATGTCAAGCTTCTAACATCTTGTTTGTTACATGGTACCTACTTTAGTCCCAAATAGAGCTTTGTTGTCCATGGGGTTTGTACCACTGTTGCAgtagttctcaactttcctagtgctgggaccttttaatacagttgctCACCTTGTGATCACTCACAAtcacaaaattatttcactgaAGTATCAGTGAAGTAACCCTGCTACTGTTAGGAgttgcaatgtaaatatctgtgttttccaatagccttaggtgacctctgtgtgaaaggatcatttgaccCCAATGATAACTGCTGCCCGACAGCCCTTTTCCGCTGACACACTGCTCACCGCCATCAGCGAGCTTACACCTTCCATCACAAAACCACTACACAGGTGATGAAACTAGCAACGTACCATTGCCTCTGCTCCATTGTACGGCGTCAAAGTGAACGCATTTGCCAGAAAGCGAAGCtggtgaaaagaaaacaacaggtaCCACGTGGCCATTTAgagcagtaacaacaacaacaacaaaatcacttAACGAAAGGGAATTTGCGTTTATGATTACAgcacaaacaaaaacttcaagtcaaaCAGAAGTCTGTCTCTTGAGCTGAATTCTTACTATGTCATAactccaaattaaaaataaagtgtttgCTACTTACAAGCCATAGCACCGGCAAGAGCAACGTCCACAGAAAGGGAGGCAGAATCCCATATGTCAGATTGGTCATTACTACACCTGGGCACAGCACACTCGAATACAGACCCTAGGAGCACAGAGGAGAGGCACACTAAGATTTTCATTTGATGCACATTGACTTAGTTCATGGATGCTCATCAATAAAATGCACGCACATTTGAACCAGAAAGCCAGGGAATGGCAAGTGTGCACTCTCCACTGTCCTTGCTGCTCATAGTAGGACCATCTAAGTCTTAAACTACCTGGTGGGGTCAGGATGCGAGAGTTAACAAGATAGGTCTATTCTCAAGAATTTATAGTTTAAAGAAATGCCAATCAATGACGTGAAAGGAAAGTGGGGCCTGATTACCAGCATTTTCCATTATTGGCTTAATTAAAGATCAATTCATCAATCCCAGTAAGTATATAACAGGCGTACTGAGTTTAATTCTTGCCTTCAATTAGTTTCtgattaaatacattaaaaacatagGATGTTTCTTTATAGCAGTGGCTCTTAACCTGTGGATCACAACCCCTTTGGCAAATTCCTATCTCCAAAAAATATTTAcgttacgattcataacagtagcaaaattacagttatgaaatagcactGAAAACAATTTTGTGTTTGGGGGGTCACATGAGCATAGTGTAGTAAATGGTCATAGTATTATGAAGGCTGAGACCCACTGCCTGATAGGAACATAGGCCCACATCTCTAAagtgagaattttgtaattttggtttctttaaaaaaaaaacaaaaacacagaaatatatgtttttgttttaatcccaggtgtggggatctGTGGCTGCTCTGTAgtagctgactatgatttgcctagTGCTCTAACAAGAGCGTGATTTTTGCCAGCTACATATAgcttctgcaattgtgtgacgtGTGGAATTCTGGGGACGTTTTAAAAGGTATATAAACAGTAGAGCCATGAGAGGTGGGATTTTTGCTGGTTAACTGTTGGTTGCTGTTGGCTGTTAGGCATGGCTTGTTAAGTTTCATgcgcaaagaaaaaaataagaagaaattacatatcctgatggtgaagatcaaacCTGCCACACCTTGACaactaaaatgtaaataaaattccAGAGCTCTTTACGGAACATGAAACAAATTCAGCTTAGCCCAGCCCTCCCTCTAAAAATGGAGTGTCCACAGGACTTGGAAGCAGCTGTGACAAACTTTTAAGGTCTCAAAATGTTAGAAGGAAATTCATAGTTGGCTCGACACTCTACTGCAAGCTGTAATTACAACCAGAAAATATCAATGGGAAAGATGAGAATGCCAGTTAAAATTTTGGACCTGGGCAATCAGTTCATTCAAAGCAGCAGTGACTTCCAGATGACAGTGGTCAGAAGCCAGCACGACTGATAAGGGTTATTTTCCCCTTTATATAAATATCCTCTCAATCTGCAACCTCACAGGGATGGAACTATGGAGCCTTAGCATCCATCACCTTCCACAAGGTTTTTAATTACTGGCTGCCTTTTAGTCAGTGACATGACAGCACCTTGGAGGCGTGGGGTTCCATACATGACTCAACTCCTCAAAACCTGAGTGTTTCCATCTGAAAATTGTAATGGTCAGAGGCACCTAGCTACAGTGGGGGAGACATTAAACGGACACAGAGGTCAGAGCCACCTAGCTGCAGTGGGGAAGACATTAAATGacacacacagaagaagacagcaCTAGAAGTACTTAGTCAATGACTGTATTGTAGTTAGTGTCCAGTGTCACTCTATtagcagaggatcagagttcctCAAGACTCAAGAGCCATAAACTGCATATTTCTAACAGGACAGGTGTTGTTTATGTCTCCCCTAAGCCTTCTGTTACAACGGTTAGTGGAATAGCCTGGCCAAAAAAGGCAACTCTGACAGTTGACCTGTCTCTCTGAAACAGGCCTTGCCTTCTGGTTGAAATTCCTGTTCAGAGCTACATTGAGAAGGTCAGTAGCGTATTTGGAAGAGCTGTAGGGCTCCTGGCCTTTGCTGTGCTGGATGTCGTCGAGGCTGAAGTTGGACCTCTTTGCATTGCGAGAGGATGTCCAGATGAGCTGAGAGGGTCTGTCCGTGTGGCAGAGGAGTGGTTCCAGTTCCCGGATCTGAGTGAAGAAGACACAGTGTAAGTGGTGTCACTATCTACCAGGGCTATACACTGACAATTTCTGTACATGTATATTCAAATTCAACAAGTAAATGGATATGGAagtaagaaagaggaagaagctgAAAGGATTATAGGCAGCAATGGATTAGGGTTACAGACATCAGTATTTCCTCATGTTACATtggttacatatatgtatagatgtGTATAAACCCATGAGTTAGTATGTGTATAAACCCATGAGTTAGTATGTGTATTTTATCTCCTTGGTTTATTAGCTGAGAAGGCCTAGAGCTATTAATGTCTACATAACAAGAACCCATATCTTCATTTCTAGAAACAGTTTATCTTGGTTTACATcttaaagtgaaaaaagaaaatcaagaaaaaaagctGTACGGATAATAATAAGTACTTCTAACTACCATTCTATGCCATATATAATAAGTAGTATATGTTACAGAAACTAAAGAGAGAAATAtcacttttaaatgaaaaaccTTAATGTATAAAATACATAACCAAGATTCTGCATgaatacaaaaacaaattaaatttaaaaaatggaagagaaaaattttTCTAAGAGAAAAATTTCCAAAAAATTTTTGTAGACAGTTCATCCTTAAGAAGTTGAAGTTCAACCTCCTCAGTGTGGGTTACATAGAGCAAGTGCCTTCTGAATACTACCATGTGGAGAAGACAACATGACTTCACAGGGAAGAAGCCCAGCAAGCCACCTCAAGGCAAGTAACCGAGGTCAATGTGGAAAGGTCATAAACTCTGTTGTCATCACCATTCCAAACCAGGCTCTCACTGTGCATCTCAGTGAGCTTGGAGCTCATGCAGCACCAGCTGGCTGTGgattctcaatcctcctgcctccctctcccaagtgcagggatgaTAGGAGCATGATAAATGTGCCTTGCCTAGGAATACACACTCTTGACATGAGGGGATAAGAAAGGCACTCTGTATCTTACAGTCTTTGCGAAAACATTCTACAATCTGACCATGAGACAAACATCAGAAAAATTAACTGACACTACCACAATGAAGAACCTATGTAGGCCCTGGACAGAATCCCACAGCtgatgatgagacctaataaaacTGGCATAGCCTTTACTTAATAATATATCGGTACCGTATCATTTATTTTGTCAAGTGCACCATACTGACATAAAATGCAAATTTCTTGTGGAAATAAGAAACTGAGTATAGGATGTACAGGAACTCTCTGTACTATCATTGCAAAAGTTTTGTAAATATACAACTATTGTGAAACATTAGctcattaaagaaaaatctaCCAACAAAGCCTCCGGACGCATCCCATGCTGCAGTGGGCAAATAAGCCAAACACCGTCAGGAAAAACCATACGTATGTGAGTCAGCTACCTACACCTAAACACACATACTTCacggaacctggagctcacagaaaGAATTCCCACTCTTTAGACCAACTGTTACTGCCTGATCCTTATTCTTCTATGCTAACCAAACTAGGAACGGATCTGTTTGTTCATTTACACATGAACCATAAATTCAAAATTTGTGTTTCATGAAATGTGGTCAGATTCCTAAACCTCACTCAAGTAGAAGGCATTGCAATCACGGCCTTGGCATCATTTTATCTGGCACGTGGGTTCAGAATCCCCTAATGACATGTCTGCTACATAGAGACATGCTGAGACGCCTCTGATAATTCCCCCACGACCACAGCTCTCGGTAGCTTTCCTAACAAGTTAACTTTGAAAACAGAAGAGTCATCAAAACAAGACCATCAATGCTACTAAGGAATTAGTTCTCTATCTCTACCACTTTATtacagcccaggatggcctcaagctTGCAGCAATCGCCCTATCTCAGCCTGTGTGTTAGAATTCAGGTGTGAGCCAAGACTACTCAATTGCTGTTTTATTTAATAATTCAAGAAGATGGCGAGGAAATGGGAGAAGATtttaaggagatcaaggaaaCATTAGACGATGGATCTCTGTAAAGTTAGTTAAGAAAAGACCACATAAGAACTTAATCCTATTCTAACATTGTATCTTAGTAGGTCTTTGTCATTAAAAATGTGATACTCCATATCAAAAACCAAACCATATTAAAAGCATATTCTATTCATTCCTAACATCCTGATAACCCAGTTCATCAATGACAACCAGTGTTCTCTGTTTCATTCTAAGCCatgttaacaaaaaaaaatatatatatatatatataaaaccatttCTTTTGTTTATAGAAATGACAGTACACTATTCATATTACACTTTTCTATGTCTTAAGAAAATGCCTGAGGCCATcgtaaaaacataaaatatttatctcaTTTGTTGTAATGACTGGTAACATTCCAGTGTTCCACATTCCAACTTCTAATAAACACAGGCTAGGCCTTGGCGAGGGCTGACTAAGAGAAAACGGAGATCAGAGAAGAGGGGTGAGGAATACTAGATAGAGGTTCTATGCAGGCGAACTTTGCATCAGAAGTTCTCCCGGCATCAATGAGCTATAATGCCAGCACGGCTGGCCAGACTCTCGATATTGACGCATAAGAGTGAGTCAGAGGCAACGTCACGGAACACATTAGATATGCTGCATGTCGGAATCTTCCACCTGCGCCTAGAATTATACATCCAAGTATGGACGCCTAAGAAGAAACCAAGATAATAAACAGTCAACTCTGGATGAGAGTTTAACGACAGCATGGTTCCTGTCCCAGGCTATGTGATGCTGAGCCCAGTTTGTAGATCTATTTAGAGCAGAACTAATGTGTTTTTTCTGCTGGTATGTGTGTTGATTCAAAAGGAACTGTGTATCCAATAATCTACTTCCTCACTTCTCTATGTAAGCAACATTTTCAGAGGCCAGTGATGAGACCTAAATACTCAAAGGTTTAATGTCAACCATAAGCTAACAAGCTTCACAGTAATGTGTCCGCCCGCTCTCAGAATCACAGTAAGTATGGAATGAGTAGGATGCAAGCCTTTTTACCAGGATAAAGTGGCCAAAGAGATTGGTTTCAAACACCTCCTGCAAGCCATCAGCAGTGACCTTGTCGTCCTGGGTCAACAGGCCTTCCGCTGTGGAGAACATATGAATCATATTTCTGAAAGAGCAGAAGACAGCATCATGACTCTTTAAAGCTCCTTTAACTGAAAACACCAGAAGTGTTCcatgcacgcatgtgcacacacacccttATATGATTCTATAATGATAACATACCAACTTCTTGGACATTTGGGAGTATTGCGTGAAATACTAACCGCTTCTTTCCCGCTAGTATACAGTGGACTGAACGTGCTTTTCTGTTCCCACTACCCAATCAGGTTATAGGTAAACTGTTCACAGGCAGTCACAGCTATGCCATGAGAAACAGCCTTCACCGAGTGTGTTTAATTAccgagaggaaaaagaaaaaaaaaaagttaagcagGTTGTCTTTTTCACTAGGAATTCTAAGAACATCAAACAAATTAACGGAGTGTCTTGCTGTGACATCCATTTAATAGTGGGATTGGTACATgttttattcatggaaaaaaaatacagagaaagtGAGCAGGTCACCTGCATGAAAAATCTCTATGAGTAAATGCACTGGGCTGCAAACATGACATATTTCTGACCCGGCTTAGTGGTTAGAGAGCTTTGAAAGCCACTATCCTCCTGTGTATTTAGAATCTCTCGGGCACACATTAATTCTCTGCATTCCCTCAACTTACTGGTCAGAGTACCTGACACACAGCTAGGAATCCTGCGATGCAGCCTGCTGGGGCTGGAGGATCTCTGAGAATACTGCCCAACCTAAAAAGGTTCCGCCAGAGGCACATTCAGCCATGTCAAAAGCTGGCGACAGGGGCCATCTGACGAGATGGAATGTTCCAGAGACTTAGAACATTGTGAAAACCATGACAACATGCAGTATTCCCACAGAGATGAGTCTTGACTTGCCTACTGTGGTGCCAGCTATGCATCTTCATCCGTCTCAGCATCCCCCAACTCAACATTCACGTGAAAGGCAAAACCACTGCCAGCAAAATGAACACCCTCCTTGCACTCAGCTcatctagaacagtggttctcccCCTACCTACTGCTGTGATACTTtagcacagttcctcatgttgtgctgacccccaatcGTAAGAATTGTTTCACtgctattttataactgtagccttgctactgttatgaattgtaacgatatgcaggatatctgacatgcgACCCTGTGGAAAGGTCATTCACGCCCACAGgagtcacgacccacaggttgggaaccactgagcTAGAACATGAAAGTTACCTTGAAAAGATGCCAAGGAAAAATGCTTTGATATTTAGCTGGGGATTAGGCATGATACCAGCATTCAGATATAAATAGTCTAATCTTTGAAACCTGCAAGAAAAACACCAAAATGACACTGTAAGGAAAGAGGAGGCACAACCGCAGTCCATCTCTAGAACACAGAAGGTCCAAGGACAGAAAAACCCTTTCCAAACCAATTAAGATGGCCACAAAAGCTACGTGACATCAGAATTGCAATAATTCTTTCTCAACAGTTTCTTTAGTCACAGTGAACACTGAGTTTCTTTGCTCGGGGTAGTTTCAATGGGCTGAGAAGTTaaagctaaagaagttaaagaaaatCCAACGGCAGCCCACCAAGCAGGCAACGGAGCACTCTCCATCAAACCTGTCCTTCTCTTCTGTTTTACAAAGTCACTGCCCTTTTTTTTACCAGTTCATATCCTACCCAGTTGGCAAgttaaatttatataatatatagcaGGTCGGACTTGACCTATCAGTGCTGGAATCTGGATAGCCAGGTATCTacccaaacagaagacccaagtGGAAAGCACTCTGTTCATGCCGGGGCCTACACCCCATAAACTAAAGACCACTCTCATCCCCTGAAGCTGTAAATGCCCTATGGGGGTTAGGTGTTCTCAGTGGGCTCACTCCAGAATACATGTCATGGAGTCACTGAGACATGCAAACTTGAGTGAGCTTTTTCAGCTTTGAAACTTCAAAAGCCTTACCCACTGGAAGTAGGATCAAAGCATGCAGGGCCTGCTCCCATGATGCTCAGAGTATCTCCCAGAATCCTAGGCACCACACTGTGTCTTCTATGTAACCCAGGACAGAACAACAGCTAATAAAACTGGACCTTGAAATATTTACTTGGTTGACAATATGGATTATGCACCAGCATTTCTTGATCATGCTACAGAACAACCATATGGTTCAAATTATTAAAATGACTTTTTTAAGTAATGACACTGTTGCTGCTATAACCTCCATTTGCCATGTAAGTGAAGCCAGTGGGACCTCAGGTTAATTATTCCATTATCtaatttataaactttattttgCTAGGCATGAAGAAGCGACGTTCAGTAAATGCGGAAATTAAGCTCTGGCTTCTGTCAAACAGCATAATTGGTGTATTCAAAGATAAAAGGATTGCCACAGTGTCTCTATCTGGATAAAACAACATCATTACTTCTGATATAACAGAGCAGAGCAGATGGAAAGACCTGGGGTCAGACACAGCGATGTTTTTGCCAGTTTGGACAGGGTACCTCCAAGCTCTCTGGAGTTACACATCATTCAGTACAGATTCCTTCAGTATAACTCACTTTATACTAGACCCATTCCCTTCCCACATGTCCCTGAACTTTCTCATTTGCTTACATGCTATGCTGCCCTACCACATGAGAAAGCGCTCTGTCAAAAAGAGACGTACCTTTGCTTGACTTCCCTTGCACCCCGGACCACAGACAGCAGGCTGCAGACGTCCATCTGCACAAGGCTGACTTCGGCCGCAGGGTGAGAGGCCAGCAGGGCCTCTCTCGCAGCTGCTGCTTTGCTCAAGTTCCTACACGCCAGACACAGGTGAAGCCCATCGTCTTCTGCCAGCAGCCGATTGCAAAGGGCTAGCCCAATGCCACTGAGGAGACAATCGCACGGGGCATGAGTTCACTGAAACGGTGCTAACCTCGGGCATTTCTCTCCGGTTCAGAAACTTGATCGGCATCAACACGAGCTCCAGTGAGAAGCCCAGGCGGACAGAACATAGCCAAACGTTATGCGAAGGGATAGCCCCTGCTAAGCCATGTGATTAGGCGCACATCCAGCTGCCCCCCTCTAAAATGGTTCAATGACACAGGAAGTAGGGTTTGGGGTACCTGTCAGGGTGTGATTTAACACATCCCCCAGCAAATGCTGGGGATCCTATCAGCTGTTTAGTATATCCCCACTTTCTTGTGCTACCTAGGTCCCACAAAGGCAAGGGTTTTATCACCTCTTGGTATTTTTGTTACTAGGAAGACTGTAAATCCCAATCAGTGAACGGGTGAGGTTTTGGTTTGGGGCACATTTGTGTGTTTTCAGGAGAACGGTGGGAGGTTAAATCTCTGTCAACTACTAAATCACAGAATACCCAACAGAAACAAATAGTCCTCAGTGCAAGTAGACAGAAGCTAGGAATGCCAATCAAATGGGGGCAAGTGTAGCTCCCAGAGGCTGGCACACGAGGTCAGACAAAGTGCAATATGAGAGTGTCCAGCAGATGGGGCCAGTTGCCGGCAGCAATGAAATACGTTCTGGTGCAGAGGGGCAGCAAACAGAACCCCAAAGTGAGTCTGAAAGCCACATAACCTGGTGGTCCTGCCAGCAACAATATATATGAGCCTATTCACCCTTTCTTCAAAAtatcagattgtgtgtgtgtgtgtgtagttgcaCACCCAATATATATCAAAATTACACAAAATGAGTCCTGACTTCTATGTGCACAAAAACCAGTTGCCCTGAAGGAGATGGCATGCTAACAAAAAGCCCGGGAGAGACCCTTCCTACACCGGCTTAGTTAATATGGGTGTGGTTAGATCACAGGCTTAAGTGCCATTTAACCAACCTTGTTATCAATTCCTCAAAAATATCAATGTAACGAGCTGGGGAGAGGTTGGTTGGTTCCACCCTCCACACGTTCTTCGTGGACGAATGAGAAGTCCAGTAGGCAATAAAGGAGACCAAGGGTCAAATGAGCAAGCCTGGAGTAACTATGAACCGTGACTGCACTGGGGCAAGCCGTAACAGCAAGAGACCGATGGGTCTCTACGTTCCTGGGGAAGAGTATGCGGAGTGTGCTAAGGGAATAAAGCCTCCCATTGTCCTAAAGTTCCTGGATGCTGACATTCAAATTCCCGGAGTGTGAGACACAGCGCGTGTTTAGGGCTAACGTGAACCGTGGGCACCTACAGTAATCACTTTCGGAGACCAAGCCACTGGTGGGGAACGGGTGTTGGGGGGAGTGGCGGGGTCTGAGTGGAAATTCCAGGGCCCTTGACAGCATGGGCTCTGCATCATTGCCCGGCTGGTCAATCACTGGCGCTCGACTTTTCCTTTCCACGGCCATGTTTAATTCAAAGCGCCAGTTACCGAGCACCCCGTGAGGCGGGCATGATCGCACCCTTTGGGAAGCCCAGGGAAGGGCAGAGCAGGGTCTCAGTGGAGTCCCCACCGAAATCAGTCCAGGGTCACCGACCTGCGCTTCCCCGCACCCCGGAACGTAGCCTCCGGGGTTCCGTAGGAGGCCTCACCTGCTCGCCCCGGTGACCAAAACCACCTTCCGCATCTTCCACGCCGCCCAGCAGAGTTAACCCAGAGCTGCGCGGGGTCCAGCTCTCAGCCGGTACCACGGTCCGCGCCCCAGCACAGCCGGGCCAATCAAGGCTCTGCCAGGCCCCACCTCTCCTGCATCATCGGGCCCTAGACCTGCCAATCGCAGCGCGGCCTCTTCCCTCCGCCTCCGGGCCGGATGGGGTGAGGTAGGGCGAGGGGCGGGGCCACGTGACTCAAGGGTCCTGGCCAATCCACGCAGTCCCCGCCCCCAGCGTGCAGAAGCCGGCTGGCTGGCTGGAGGTGTGGCTGCGGGGCGAGGGGTTCGTTCCGGGAGAGGCGAGTGCGCGGGCGGAGCTGGAGAGGGCGGGCGAGGCGCAGAAACCGAAGTCCGGGTTGCTTTCTTAGGAATCGCGGAAAAATTGGCAATTTCCAAGCTCTGAATGTGGAACGAAAACCAGAGTCTCCTAACTCTAAAGGAATGTGTGCTGTCATCTCCTTCAGTGCCTGTTGGGCTGctggggccttttttttttttttttttttttttttttggcgccCAGCCTCGCAGAGGAGTACTTTGGGGTTGCGGCTAAGTaatggaggagggaagggcaAATGCATACAAATTATCACCTCcacttttttattaaattcagATAATATGAAATTACCCTGTGCAGCTCTTGTAATTCCTACTCCAGCTTTCGCTCTTTATAGATGGTGAACACTGAGTGAAAGTATGAGTACTCACGCATACTATGACTGAACAAACTTCATCCTGTTTCAAAGCTGTAATTACTGTGAATAGCAATGATCCTAAAGGACTGAGATCTTTTCCGGGTTTTGATCTAGAGGTTTTTGATCGACGATGCCAACCAACTGCTGAAACTTAAGAGGTTGATCATTTCAGATGTTCTTCAAAGATGGTAACTTAACAATATTTCTAAAAGCCTTGGAGAAAATTTCTCACTCGTCTTGAGATTCTATACCCaaatgatcctttttttttttttttttaaactctggaGATCAGAGGAGACATGTAAGAGAACAGAGAAAACTATGTGGCTCTCCCAAAGAAATCTCACGTTTTTAAAGAAATCGGAGAGCTTAGAGTCTAGGGTGGGGCGGGTGTATTCACACCACACCCTATAGGGTAGCTACGCAAGTGGAAGTGGCCCAGCACGAAACTGTAAACTTAATTAACATGTTTCCAGGTgtgttttgagatttttttttttctaaagctctATTGTGTGGTTATCAGTGTGAACTCGGTCCAGGAAGACATCAAAGGTTGGATATGTCAGGGAGGGATTTCACCTCACCACAATCCCAGAAGAGAATCGGTGGAGGACCAGCCTGGAACACTTCAGAGGAAGTCCCTCCACTATCACTTCCATCCTAGGGTCttcctccttttgttctgctgaagGTGACCTTCAAGGGATGGACTGGAATGTTAGACtagaatgtttgtttttttttttaaattgtcataGGGAGGTCACAACTAAaacatttgaaatatattttaatgtatagGTAAGTGgttgttctgttgttttgttttcaatcacTGCAAAGCTACTCATCTTGGGTTTGTATGGTTCAGGTGCTTTTTCTGTCGGACACCAGCACAGCGTGGCACACAGTGAGTCAGCCTCACTGACAAGTCTTGGCATGTGAGTTGAATAGTAGGTGTATCAACTCTATCATTTTTATGCTCCATGTGCTAAATGTGTCTCTTCCCTACGCTCTGACACTGATCTCTGGTTCCTTTTATGGTAGCGTAGGTCAGGATGAGAGATGTATCTTTTGCTCCTGTAACAAAGCTCTTATTCTTGGTTCTCAT is part of the Meriones unguiculatus strain TT.TT164.6M chromosome 11, Bangor_MerUng_6.1, whole genome shotgun sequence genome and encodes:
- the Hsd17b7 gene encoding 3-keto-steroid reductase/17-beta-hydroxysteroid dehydrogenase 7 isoform X5; the protein is MRKVVLVTGASSGIGLALCNRLLAEDDGLHLCLACRNLSKAAAAREALLASHPAAEVSLVQMDVCSLLSVVRGAREVKQRFQRLDYLYLNAGIMPNPQLNIKAFFLGIFSRNMIHMFSTAEGLLTQDDKVTADGLQEVFETNLFGHFILIRELEPLLCHTDRPSQLIWTSSRNAKRSNFSLDDIQHSKGQEPYSSSKYATDLLNVALNRNFNQKGLYSSVLCPGVVMTNLTYGILPPFLWTLLLPVLWLLRFLANAFTLTPYNGAEAMVWLFHQKPESLDPLTKYLSATTGFGTNYVTGVKVLSFVSCSLLSEFSSSAWSNTTSPRTGSHIQRNLDKSHG
- the Hsd17b7 gene encoding 3-keto-steroid reductase/17-beta-hydroxysteroid dehydrogenase 7 isoform X6 produces the protein MRKVVLVTGASSGIGLALCNRLLAEDDGLHLCLACRNLSKAAAAREALLASHPAAEVSLVQMDVCSLLSVVRGAREVKQRFQRLDYLYLNAGIMPNPQLNIKAFFLGIFSRNMIHMFSTAEGLLTQDDKVTADGLQEVFETNLFGHFILIRELEPLLCHTDRPSQLIWTSSRNAKRSNFSLDDIQHSKGQEPYSSSKYATDLLNVALNRNFNQKGLYSSVLCPGVVMTNLTYGILPPFLWTLLLPVLWLLRFLANAFTLTPYNGAEAMVWLFHQKPESLDPLTKYLSATTGFGTNYVTGVKMDVDEDTAEKLYQTLLELEKHVKLTIETSDLPG
- the Hsd17b7 gene encoding 3-keto-steroid reductase/17-beta-hydroxysteroid dehydrogenase 7 isoform X4: MRKVVLVTGASSGIGLALCNRLLAEDDGLHLCLACRNLSKAAAAREALLASHPAAEVSLVQMDVCSLLSVVRGAREVKQRFQRLDYLYLNAGIMPNPQLNIKAFFLGIFSRNMIHMFSTAEGLLTQDDKVTADGLQEVFETNLFGHFILIRELEPLLCHTDRPSQLIWTSSRNAKRSNFSLDDIQHSKGQEPYSSSKYATDLLNVALNRNFNQKGLYSSVLCPGVVMTNLTYGILPPFLWTLLLPVLWLLRFLANAFTLTPYNGAEAMVWLFHQKPESLDPLTKYLSATTGFGTNYVTGVKVLSFVSCSLLSEFSSSAWSNTTSPRTGSHIQDPSKIRYYLCDIEN
- the Hsd17b7 gene encoding 3-keto-steroid reductase/17-beta-hydroxysteroid dehydrogenase 7 isoform X3, whose protein sequence is MRKVVLVTGASSGIGLALCNRLLAEDDGLHLCLACRNLSKAAAAREALLASHPAAEVSLVQMDVCSLLSVVRGAREVKQRFQRLDYLYLNAGIMPNPQLNIKAFFLGIFSRNMIHMFSTAEGLLTQDDKVTADGLQEVFETNLFGHFILIRELEPLLCHTDRPSQLIWTSSRNAKRSNFSLDDIQHSKGQEPYSSSKYATDLLNVALNRNFNQKGLYSSVLCPGVVMTNLTYGILPPFLWTLLLPVLWLLRFLANAFTLTPYNGAEAMVWLFHQKPESLDPLTKYLSATTGFGTNYVTGVKVLSFVSCSLLSEFSSSAWSNTTSPRTGSHIQVWQCLKEENSYSLGFIFFRMGVHFLRSVQWTSPVQLERTKPHTPFGGNSVIG
- the Hsd17b7 gene encoding 3-keto-steroid reductase/17-beta-hydroxysteroid dehydrogenase 7 isoform X1, which codes for MRKVVLVTGASSGIGLALCNRLLAEDDGLHLCLACRNLSKAAAAREALLASHPAAEVSLVQMDVCSLLSVVRGAREVKQRFQRLDYLYLNAGIMPNPQLNIKAFFLGIFSRNMIHMFSTAEGLLTQDDKVTADGLQEVFETNLFGHFILIRELEPLLCHTDRPSQLIWTSSRNAKRSNFSLDDIQHSKGQEPYSSSKYATDLLNVALNRNFNQKGLYSSVLCPGVVMTNLTYGILPPFLWTLLLPVLWLLRFLANAFTLTPYNGAEAMVWLFHQKPESLDPLTKYLSATTGFGTNYVTGVKDGVSSVHSGWPGTMPWLGFLLLSFIMTKTTWGGKGLFHLTSHSITERSQGRNSRQEPKQRHEGLLCTGFLPGAGLLTDSTQDHHPRDGTAHRELGTATSLINQENAPQACPQASLVGSFS
- the Hsd17b7 gene encoding 3-keto-steroid reductase/17-beta-hydroxysteroid dehydrogenase 7 isoform X7 encodes the protein MRKVVLVTGASSGIGLALCNRLLAEDDGLHLCLACRNLSKAAAAREALLASHPAAEVSLVQMDVCSLLSVVRGAREVKQRFQRLDYLYLNAGIMPNPQLNIKAFFLGIFSRNMIHMFSTAEGLLTQDDKVTADGLQEVFETNLFGHFILIRELEPLLCHTDRPSQLIWTSSRNAKRSNFSLDDIQHSKGQEPYSSSKYATDLLNVALNRNFNQKGLYSSVLCPGVVMTNLTYGILPPFLWTLLLPVLWLLRFLANAFTLTPYNGAEAMVWLFHQKPESLDPLTKYLSATTGFGTNYVTGVKVLSFVSCSLLSEFSSSAWSNTTSPRTGSHIQIS